The DNA region TCACCGCGTCACCCTAACCGTCGTACGACTGCCAGCCGGCCTCCCCGCGCCATGCCGCACCGTCCACCAACACCCGGGCCGGCCCGTCGAGCACCCGCCCGATGATCCGCCAGCCGTCGGGCACCGCGCCGGGAAAGGCCGCCACCAGCGCATGGTCTTCTCCCCCGCCCAGCACCCACGCCCAGGGGTCCGCGCCGACGGTGGCGGCCGCCGCCACCAACGCCCGGTGATCCGCCGCCAGGCCGGCCGTGGACACGTCGATGGTGACCTCGGATGCGGTGGCCAGATGCCCCAGGTCGGCGATCAGCCCGTCGGAGACATCGGTCATGGCCTGCGCGCCGGCGTCGGCGGCCACCGCGCCCTGCCCGTAGGGCGGCGCCGGGACCAGGTGCCGCTGCCGCAGCTCGGCGAAACCGTTGCCACCGGCACCGATGAGCCGCAGCCCGGCTGCCGAGCGGCCCAGCTCACCGGCCACCGCGAGCACCGCTCCGGGTCGCGCTCCGGAGCGCAGCACCGGTGCACGCCCGGCCAGGTCACCGAGCACCGTCACCGACACCACCCAGTGGTCGGCCTGAACCAGATCCCCGCCGACCACACCCGCACCCAGCCGTTCGGCCTCGGCCCACATTCCGTCGGCGACCGCGGCGGCGTCCGCGGCGGGCGTGTGTGCCGGGGCGCCGAAACCGACGACGAATGCGGTGGCGCCGGCCCCCATCGCCTCGACGTCGGCGGCGTTCTGCGCAATCGCCTTGCGCCCGATCTGTTCTGGAGTGGACCAGTCCAACCGGAAATGCCGTCCTTCGATCAGCATGTCGGTGGAGACGACGGTCCGGCCGTCGGCGCAGCGCACCACCGCGGCGTCGTCCCCGGGGCCCAGTTGGGTGGTGGCGGGTTGACGGCGCCCGGCGACCAGCCGGGCGATCATGGGAAACTCTCCAAGCTGACCCAGCGTGGGCTCGTTACCGCGCACAGCCTGGAGTGTAGGTGCGAACAGATTGGTAGGCCGAGCGTGATCGATCCCGACGATGAAGCCGATGGGCCGTCCCGCTCGGCGCTGATCGCCGCACTGGTGGTCGCCGTCGTCGCGGTGGGCGTCGCGCTGGGCGTCGCGGCGGTGCGCCAGCCGGGCCGTACGCCGGCCGAACCCGTCCGCCTCGCAGCGGTGCCCGCACCCGATGCCGAGGGCCCCGAATGCCGGTCGGTGCTGGACGCACTTCCCGAGCATCTGGGTGATTTTCGCCGCGCGGAGCTCGCCGCACCGGCTCCGCTGGGTGCTGCTGCCTGGACCGGCGACGACGGCGGGTCGGTGGTGCTGCGCTGCGGACTGGACCGGCCCGCCGATTTCGTGGTGGGTTCGCCGATCCAGATGGTCGATCACGTGCGGTGGTTCGAGGTCCGGGAAGGCGACCGCGCCACCTGGTACGCGGTGGACCGGAAGGTCTATCTGGCGCTGACGCTGCCGCCGGGGTCCGGCCCCACCCCGATCCAGGTGCTGTCGGATCTGATCGACGGCAGCCTCGACGCCGTCGCGATCAGGCCGGGACCACCGGCCTAGCCACGCCGGGAGCCGGCGGCCCGCCGGTTCAGCGCAGGCCCACGCCGCGGGCCAGCGCGGTGTCGACCATCGTCGCGAGCAGCGTCGCGTAGTCGACGCCACTGGCCGACCACATCCGGGGATACATCGAGATGGTGGTGAATCCCGGCATGGTGTTGATCTCGTTGATCACCGGGCCGTCCTCGGTCAGGAAGAAGTCCACCCGCGCCAGCCCCTGGCAGTCCAGCGCGGCGAAGGCACGAATGGCGAGCCGCCGCACCGCGTCGGCCACCGCGTCGTCGACCGCCGCGGGCACCTCGAGCTCCGCCGCATCGTCGAGATACTTGGTGGCGAAGTCGTAGAAGGAATCGTCCCGGTCGGCGACGCCCGTTACCCGGATCTCGCCCAACTCGCTGGCCGCCACCGTGCCGTCCGGGAATTCCAGCACCCCGCACTCGATTTCACGGCCGACGATCGCCGCTTCGATGATGACCTTCGGGTCGTGCCGGCGTGCTTCGGCGATCGCGGCGGGTAATTCGTCGAAGTTCGTCACCCGGCTCACCCCGATCGACGATCCGCCGCGGGCGGGTTTGACGAACAGCGGCAGCCCCAACCGGTCCCGGTCCTCGACCGACAGGGTCTGCTGACCGGCCCGCAACACCGCGTACGGACCGATCGGCAATCCTTCGGCCGCCAGTAGCTTCTTGGTGAACTCCTTGTCCATGCCGGCCGCGCTGGCCAACACGCCGGCCCCCACATAGGGCACCCCGGCCAACTCCAACAGCCCCTGGATGGTGCCGTCCTCGCCGTAAGGCCCGTGCAACACCGGAAAGACCACGTCGACCGACTCCAGCACCTCGGCGGGGCCCGCCGCGGAGAACGCCACCAGCTGGCCGGCCCGCTGCGGATCGGCCGCCAGGGCCAGTTCGGCACCCGATCCCGCGTGGACCGCCGGCAGCCGGCGATCGGTGATGGTCAGGGTCTCGGGATCGCCATCGGTGAGTACCCACGCCCCCTGCGGGGTGATGCCAACCGCCACCACCTCGAAACGCTGCGCGTCGAGATTGCGCAGGATGCTGCCCGCCGAAACGCAGGAAATGGCGTGCTCGCTGCTGCGGCCCCCGAAGACGACGGCGACCCGGGTGCGTTGGTGGGAATTCACACGCCAGAGGGTACCGGGCGGGAGGCGAACCTCGACGCAGGAGAGGTGAAGCCGGACCGCCCCCTAAACCGGCGCCGGCCTACTCCGGTTTGGTGCGACGTCCCAGCAGCAGTGCCACGGCCTCGGTGACCGATAGGCCCTCGTGACAGACCCGGTACACGGCATCGGTCAGCGGCATCTCCACGTCGTAGCTCGACGCCAGCGCGAGCACCGACTGGCACGACGTCACGCCCTCGACCACATGGCCTTCCGCGGTGCTCAGCAGCCCCGTCGAGCCCGGTACCGGCGGCATCTCCTCACCCCGGCCGAGCCGCTCGCCGAACGAGCGGTTGCGCGAATGCGACGACGTGCAGGTGGCCACCAGGTCACCGACCCCGGCCAGCCCGGCCAGCGTGGCGCCCTTGGCGCCCAGCGCCACGCCCAGCCGGATGATCTCGGCCAGCCCGCGGGTGATGATCGCGGCCGCGGTGTTCTCCCCCAGCCCGACCCCGGCAGCCATCCCGCATGCCAGGGCGATGACGTTCTTGCAGGCCCCACCGATCTCGGTGCCGATGACATCGGCGTTGGTGTAGGGCCGCAGGTAGGCGGTGCGCAACATCCGCTGCAACGCCACCGCGCGCCCGGAGTCGGTGCAGGCGACCACCGTCGCCGCCGGCTGACCGGCGGCGATCTCGGCGGCCAGGTTGGGCCCGGACACCACCGCCACCTGTCCGGGATCGAAGCCGCTGACCGCCGTGATCACCTGGCTCATCCGCATCAGGGTGCCCAGTTCGATGCCCTTGGCGACGCTGACCAGGGTGGCCCCGTCGTCCAGATAGGGCGTCCAGGATTGGAGGTTGGCGCGCATGGTCTGCGCCGGGACGGCCAGCACCACGGTGGTCAGCCCGTCCAGCGCCTCGGCGGGGTCATCGGTGGCGTGCACGGCGTCGGGCAACACGATTTCCGGCAGATAGCCGGGATTGCTGCGGGTTCGGTTGATCTGTTCGGCGACATCGGGCCGGCGTGCCCACAGCCGGACCTGGCCGCCCGCGTCGGCGAACACCTTGGCCAGCGCCGTGCCCCACGCGCCGGCCCCCATCACCGCAACCGTGTCCTCGGTCCCGACCATCTGCGGTCACCTCCCTTATAAGGGCATCACCCTATCGGGGATCGCGGGCGACGCTGGCAGGATGTCTGTCGTGCAGTCAACACAGGCCGACGTGTCCGGTATCGGCCTGATCATCGCGGTCAAACGACTCAACGTGGCGAAGACCAGGCTCGCGCCGGCGTTTCCAGCGCCTCTTCGGGAGGCTGTCGTGCTGGCCATGCTGGTCGACACCATCACCGCCGCATCGGCCGCTCGGGGACTGGCGCACATCACCGTGGTCACGCCCGACGAGTCCGCCGCCGCGGCCGCCGCCGAACTGGGCGCCGAGGTCCTCGAGGATCCGACACCGGACGGTCACCGCGACCCGCTGAACAACGCCTTGGCGGCCGCCGAGGGATCCGTCGTCGCTAAAGTCCCCAATGTTGTTGTGCTGCAAGGTGATCTACCAGCCCTGCAAGCGTACGATCTCGACGAGGCGATCGCGGCGGCCCGCCCTCACCAGCGCAGTTTCGTCGCGGACCGGCATGGCATGGGCACCGCGGCCCTGTTTGCCTTCGGTGTCCCGTTGAACCCGCGGTTCGGCCGGAATTCATCGAAGCTTCACCGTGAATCGGGTGCGCTGGAGCTCACCGGCGCCTGGCCGGGCCTGCGCTGTGACATCGACACACCCGCGGATCTGGTGGTGGCGCGCCGGCTCGGGGTAGGCGCGGCGACGACTCGTGCGCTCGCGCATGCGAAGTTCATTGGCGGCAACACCCGAGATGAGTAATGATTTGCCGGTGGACGATATCGAGGCCGGCGAACTCACCGAAGCACCCGCTGACAAGACCGACTGGCAGCCGCGCGACACCGCTCCCGCCGCCCCGACCGCTCCGCCGGCTGCCACCACAACGCTGCCGGACGCCGATGAGTTGCCACCCGACCGGTATCTCAACCGTGAACTGAGCTGGCTGGACTTCAATGCGCGGGTGCTGGCACTGTCCGCCGACACCTCGCTGCCGCTGTTGGAGCGGGCCAAATTCCTGGCGATCTTCGCGTCCAACCTCGACGAGTTCTACATGGTGCGGGTCGCCGGCCTCAAGCGGCGTGCCGAGATGGGGCTGTCGGTGCGCTCCGCGGACGGTCTGACCCCGCGTGAACAACTGCGACGGATCGGCGAACAGACCCAGCAGATCGCCACCAGCCACGCACGGGTGTTCCTCGAATCGGTGCGCCCGGGACTCGCCGCCGAAGGCATCCACGTCGTCACCTGGGCCGACCTGCTGCCGACCGAACGCGACAAACTCTCGGTGTACTTCCACGAGCAGGTGTTCCCGGTGCTCACGCCGTTGGCCGTCGACCCGGCGCACCCGTTTCCGTTCGTCAGCGGGCTCAGTTTGAACCTCGCGGTGACGGTGAAGCGGCCCGAAGACGGCGGGAGTCATTTCGCGCGCGTCAAGGTGCCCGACAACGTCGACCGCTTCGTGGTCCTCGATTCCACCGATCCCGACAGCGCCAACGGCGTCCGCTTCCTGCCCATGGAGGAGTTGATCGCGGCGTTCCTGCCGGTGCTGTTCCCCGGCATGGAGATCGTCGAGCACCACGCGTTCCGCATCACCCGGAACGCCGATTTCGAGGTCGAAGAGGACCGGGACGAAGACCTGCTGCAGGCGCTGGAGCGGGAGCTGGCCCGGCGACGGTTCGGCTCACCGGTTCGCCTCGAAGTCGCCGACGACATGACCGAGCACATGCTGGAACTGCTGCTGCGCGAACTCGATGTGAATCCCGGTGACGTCATCGAGGTGCCCGGACTGCTCGACCTGTCCTCGCTGTGGCAGATCTACGGCCAGGACCGGCCCGATCTCAAGGATCGCACGTTTGTCCCCGCGACCCACCCGGCCTTCGCCGAACGGGAAACCCCCAAAAGCATTTTCGCCACCCTCCGGGAGGGCGACGTGCTGGTCCACCACCCGTACGACTCGTTTGCCACCAGCGTGCAGCGGTTCATCGAGCAGGCGGCCGCCGATCCCGGCGTGCTGGCGATCAAGCAGACCCTCTACCGCACCTCCGGTGATTCACCGATCGTGACCGCGCTGATCGATGCTGCCGAGGCCGGCAAGCAGGTGGTGGCCTTGGTCGAGATCAAAGCGCGATTCGACGAGCAGGCCAACATCAAGTGGGCACGCAAACTGGAGCAGGCCGGGGTGCACGTGGTCTACGGCCTCATCGGCTTGAAGACGCACTGCAAGGTCTGTCTCGTGGTGCGCCGGGAAGGGTCGACGATCCGGCGGTATTGCCACATCGGCACCGGCAACTACAACTCCAAGACCGCCCGCCTCTACGAAGACGTGGGACTGCTGACCGCCGACCCGGACATCGGCGCGGATCTGACCGATCTGTTCAACTCGCTGACCGGCTATTCGCGGAAGGTGGCCTACCGCAACCTTTTGGTGGCACCGCACAGTGTCCGGAACGGGATCATCGAACGCATCGAACGCGAAGTCGCCGCCCATCGTGACGGCGGCAACGGCCGCATCCGACTCAAACTCAACTCTTTGGTCGACGAGCAGGTGATCGACGCGCTCTATCGCGCCTCCCGGGCGGGGGTGCGCGTCGAATTGTTCGTGCGTGGGATCTGCGCCCTGCGGCCCGGAGTCGAGGGATTCTCCGAAAACATCCATGTCCGCTCGATTCTCGGCCGGTTCCTGGAGCACTCCCGCATCATCCACTGCCGCGCCGTCGACGAATTCTGGATCGGTAGCGCCGACATGATGCACCGCAACCTCGACCGCCGGGTCGAGGTGATGGTGCAGGTGAAGAACCCCCGGCTGACCGCGCAGCTCGCCGACGTGTTCGACTCCGCGATGGATCCGGCCACCCGCTGTTGGGAACTCGGACCGGACGGCCGATGGACGGCCTCACCGCAGGCCGGCGCGACGGTCCGCGATCACCAGGCATCGTTGATGGAGCGGCACCGCAATCCCTGACACCCCGGCCTATCCCCGCGAACGGGCAACCGATCAGACCCGGAGGAGCGCAAGGTGCTCGAAATGACAGAGTCGAAGGGACCCGGGACGGCGGAGAAGACCGTCCACGCGGCCGGCGCGGTGCTGTGGCGGCAGCGGCGCAACGCCGTCGAGGTGGCGCTGATCCACCGTCCGCGCTACGACGACTGGTCCCTGCCGAAGGGCAAGGTCGACCCGGGCGAGACCGAACCGGTGACGGCGGTGCGGGAGATCTTGGAAGAGACCGGCCAATACGCACACCTGGGGCGCCGGCTGGGGTCGGTGCGCTACCCGGTCCGCCAGGGCATCAAGAAGGTCCGCTACTGGAGCGCCCGAGCCCTGGGCGGCGACTTCGTGCCCAATGACGAGGTCGACGACATGGTCTGGCTGCCGGTGGCTGCCGCGATGAAGGAACTGGTCTATCCGTTCGACCGGAAGGTCTTGCGGCGGTTCGCCAAAGCACCCGCGGACACCGAGACCGTACTGCTCGTGCGGCACGGCACCGCGGGACGCCGCTCACGGTTCTCCGGCGATGACACTCAACGGCCGTTGGACAAGCGCGGCCGCGCTCAGGCAGAGGCCCTCACCGAGTTGCTGCTGGCTTTCGGGGCCGGGACCGTACATGCGGCCGACCGGGTCCGGTGCCGGCAGACGGTGGAGCCGTTGGCCGCCGAACTCGGTGTGGCGGTTCACAACGAGCCGATGCTGACCGAGGAGTTCTACGCCGACAATGCGGCGAAGGCCCGCAACCGGGTGATCGAGATCGCCGGCCAGCGCGGCACCCCGGTCATCTGCACTCAGGGCAAGGTCATCCCGGACCTGATCTCGTGGTGGTGTGAGCGCGACGGCGTCAAACCGGACAAATCACGCAATCGCAAGGGCAGCACCTGGGTGCTCTCCCTGGCGGACGGCCGACTGATCGCCGCCGACC from Mycolicibacter sp. MU0083 includes:
- a CDS encoding NAD(P)H-dependent glycerol-3-phosphate dehydrogenase; translated protein: MVGTEDTVAVMGAGAWGTALAKVFADAGGQVRLWARRPDVAEQINRTRSNPGYLPEIVLPDAVHATDDPAEALDGLTTVVLAVPAQTMRANLQSWTPYLDDGATLVSVAKGIELGTLMRMSQVITAVSGFDPGQVAVVSGPNLAAEIAAGQPAATVVACTDSGRAVALQRMLRTAYLRPYTNADVIGTEIGGACKNVIALACGMAAGVGLGENTAAAIITRGLAEIIRLGVALGAKGATLAGLAGVGDLVATCTSSHSRNRSFGERLGRGEEMPPVPGSTGLLSTAEGHVVEGVTSCQSVLALASSYDVEMPLTDAVYRVCHEGLSVTEAVALLLGRRTKPE
- a CDS encoding thiamine-phosphate kinase codes for the protein MRGNEPTLGQLGEFPMIARLVAGRRQPATTQLGPGDDAAVVRCADGRTVVSTDMLIEGRHFRLDWSTPEQIGRKAIAQNAADVEAMGAGATAFVVGFGAPAHTPAADAAAVADGMWAEAERLGAGVVGGDLVQADHWVVSVTVLGDLAGRAPVLRSGARPGAVLAVAGELGRSAAGLRLIGAGGNGFAELRQRHLVPAPPYGQGAVAADAGAQAMTDVSDGLIADLGHLATASEVTIDVSTAGLAADHRALVAAAATVGADPWAWVLGGGEDHALVAAFPGAVPDGWRIIGRVLDGPARVLVDGAAWRGEAGWQSYDG
- a CDS encoding DUF3515 domain-containing protein, with the protein product MDPDDEADGPSRSALIAALVVAVVAVGVALGVAAVRQPGRTPAEPVRLAAVPAPDAEGPECRSVLDALPEHLGDFRRAELAAPAPLGAAAWTGDDGGSVVLRCGLDRPADFVVGSPIQMVDHVRWFEVREGDRATWYAVDRKVYLALTLPPGSGPTPIQVLSDLIDGSLDAVAIRPGPPA
- a CDS encoding RNA degradosome polyphosphate kinase, with protein sequence MSNDLPVDDIEAGELTEAPADKTDWQPRDTAPAAPTAPPAATTTLPDADELPPDRYLNRELSWLDFNARVLALSADTSLPLLERAKFLAIFASNLDEFYMVRVAGLKRRAEMGLSVRSADGLTPREQLRRIGEQTQQIATSHARVFLESVRPGLAAEGIHVVTWADLLPTERDKLSVYFHEQVFPVLTPLAVDPAHPFPFVSGLSLNLAVTVKRPEDGGSHFARVKVPDNVDRFVVLDSTDPDSANGVRFLPMEELIAAFLPVLFPGMEIVEHHAFRITRNADFEVEEDRDEDLLQALERELARRRFGSPVRLEVADDMTEHMLELLLRELDVNPGDVIEVPGLLDLSSLWQIYGQDRPDLKDRTFVPATHPAFAERETPKSIFATLREGDVLVHHPYDSFATSVQRFIEQAAADPGVLAIKQTLYRTSGDSPIVTALIDAAEAGKQVVALVEIKARFDEQANIKWARKLEQAGVHVVYGLIGLKTHCKVCLVVRREGSTIRRYCHIGTGNYNSKTARLYEDVGLLTADPDIGADLTDLFNSLTGYSRKVAYRNLLVAPHSVRNGIIERIEREVAAHRDGGNGRIRLKLNSLVDEQVIDALYRASRAGVRVELFVRGICALRPGVEGFSENIHVRSILGRFLEHSRIIHCRAVDEFWIGSADMMHRNLDRRVEVMVQVKNPRLTAQLADVFDSAMDPATRCWELGPDGRWTASPQAGATVRDHQASLMERHRNP
- a CDS encoding D-alanine--D-alanine ligase family protein; translated protein: MNSHQRTRVAVVFGGRSSEHAISCVSAGSILRNLDAQRFEVVAVGITPQGAWVLTDGDPETLTITDRRLPAVHAGSGAELALAADPQRAGQLVAFSAAGPAEVLESVDVVFPVLHGPYGEDGTIQGLLELAGVPYVGAGVLASAAGMDKEFTKKLLAAEGLPIGPYAVLRAGQQTLSVEDRDRLGLPLFVKPARGGSSIGVSRVTNFDELPAAIAEARRHDPKVIIEAAIVGREIECGVLEFPDGTVAASELGEIRVTGVADRDDSFYDFATKYLDDAAELEVPAAVDDAVADAVRRLAIRAFAALDCQGLARVDFFLTEDGPVINEINTMPGFTTISMYPRMWSASGVDYATLLATMVDTALARGVGLR
- a CDS encoding NUDIX hydrolase; translation: MTESKGPGTAEKTVHAAGAVLWRQRRNAVEVALIHRPRYDDWSLPKGKVDPGETEPVTAVREILEETGQYAHLGRRLGSVRYPVRQGIKKVRYWSARALGGDFVPNDEVDDMVWLPVAAAMKELVYPFDRKVLRRFAKAPADTETVLLVRHGTAGRRSRFSGDDTQRPLDKRGRAQAEALTELLLAFGAGTVHAADRVRCRQTVEPLAAELGVAVHNEPMLTEEFYADNAAKARNRVIEIAGQRGTPVICTQGKVIPDLISWWCERDGVKPDKSRNRKGSTWVLSLADGRLIAADHIGSPLAEPAAG
- the cofC gene encoding 2-phospho-L-lactate guanylyltransferase; this encodes MSVVQSTQADVSGIGLIIAVKRLNVAKTRLAPAFPAPLREAVVLAMLVDTITAASAARGLAHITVVTPDESAAAAAAELGAEVLEDPTPDGHRDPLNNALAAAEGSVVAKVPNVVVLQGDLPALQAYDLDEAIAAARPHQRSFVADRHGMGTAALFAFGVPLNPRFGRNSSKLHRESGALELTGAWPGLRCDIDTPADLVVARRLGVGAATTRALAHAKFIGGNTRDE